The following coding sequences lie in one Paroedura picta isolate Pp20150507F chromosome 10, Ppicta_v3.0, whole genome shotgun sequence genomic window:
- the LOC143819564 gene encoding uncharacterized protein LOC143819564 translates to MQGEGHTFSDQGEGLDWDLSQAEGAGAGPHSSAMMRAVSGATPGPEEFLERHITQRRRLSKYDRPTGDERWPEHLGLPSYALEPVGETQDLQYKLDRVTNWLQDLSGRLDPEERRRTQRLLKDVLGGGAHDTSARRESGGFALQEHGMAAAQATAEAAEALARARAQLEIEAEAEARARAQREREDEGEEREDEGGAGGDGAGGDGADGGEDAAAAAAARAAADVAGAEAAAAAAAREAARAAARAAAAAQAAERARVAAGRGRGIGRGARPPAPAPAPADWGPGRLPAHLRGVEMRNTYKFKAKFSGDPSDFPTFLVHLQAYMMDMGFTFQDDAERVRFVGQALEGKAAKWFVDLYRYHPQATRDYNHFMRALRQMYVEPFERETAEKKLRAHRQGKLSVVEYAREFKELASSVPDWTEPQRVLAFVGGLNPTLADKCLLLEDPLTVEGWVQLAGEMENRLERASMVQALAGKTMAKTSTPVKTKPRTKLEPAERTRRMEKGLCLGCGQAGHFLAHCPTKAASTPKAASSAPSKATPAKKTTTKKSTKSLLVPVAAVPAVDDSEEGSGLEDEDQAEEQSGNEDGLL, encoded by the coding sequence atgcagggcgagggacatactttttctgatcagggagagggcctggattgggacctctcccaggccgaaggcgctggtgcggggccgcacagctcggccatgatgcgggctgtctcgggggcaaccccgggacccgaggaatttttggaacgtcacatcacccagcgcaggcggttgtcaaaatacgaccgccctactggggatgaacgttggccggagcacctgggactgcctagctacgcgctggagcctgtgggtgagacacaggacttgcagtacaagctggacagggtgactaactggctgcaggacctctcgggtcggctggatccggaggagagacgccgaacacaacgcctgctaaaggacgtgctcggtgggggtgcacacgataccagtgcacggagagagagcggtgggtttgcactgcaggagcacggcatggcggccgcgcaagcaacggcagaggcggctgaggcgctggccagagcccgggctcagctagagatcgaagccgaggcggaagcacgtgcaagggcgcagagggagagagaagacgaaggcgaggaacgagaggacgaaggtggcgctggcggcgacggtgctggtggagacggcgcggacggaggcgaggacgcagcagcggcggcggcggcacgggcagcggcggatgtcgcgggagccgaggcggcggcagcagcggcggcgcgtgaagcagcgcgagcggccgcgcgagcagcagcagcggcgcaggcagcggagcgagcgagagtggcggctgggagagggagaggcattggccggggtgcaagacccccggccccggccccagcaccggcggactggggcccagggcgcctacctgcccacctccgtggagtggaaatgcggaacacctataagttcaaggcaaagttttctggggacccctccgatttccccacgttcctggtgcacctccaagcctacatgatggacatggggttcactttccaagacgacgccgaacgggtgcgtttcgtggggcaagccctggaaggcaaagctgccaaatggttcgtggatttgtaccgttaccacccccaagccacccgcgactacaaccatttcatgagggccctgcgccagatgtacgtggaaccgtttgaacgggagactgcggagaagaaactccgggctcaccggcaaggaaagttgtccgtggttgagtacgccagggaatttaaggagctggcttcctctgtaccagactggacggagccccaacgtgtgctggcgtttgtagggggcctcaatcccactctggctgacaagtgcctcctcctggaagacccactcactgtcgaagggtgggtccagctggctggagaaatggaaaaccgcttggaacgggcctcaatggtgcaagccctggccgggaaaaccatggcgaagacttccaccccggtgaagaccaagccccgaaccaaattggaaccggcggagcgcactcggcgcatggagaaagggctgtgcttgggatgtggccaagccgggcatttcctcgcacactgcccaacgaaagcggcatcaaccccgaaagctgcgagcagcgccccatcgaaagccacgcctgccaagaaaaccaccaccaagaaaagcaccaaatctctcctggttccagtggctgccgtgccggcggtggacgactcggaggagggaagcgggctggaggacgaggatcaagctgaggagcagtcgggaaacgaggacggtctgctgtaa